In Diabrotica undecimpunctata isolate CICGRU chromosome 4, icDiaUnde3, whole genome shotgun sequence, a single genomic region encodes these proteins:
- the LOC140438592 gene encoding zinc finger BED domain-containing protein 5-like, with protein sequence MPRCMANNIEDTLLVRVSMSDIFALQLDESTDILKKGVMLCFVRFLWKDQILEDFLFSYELLHTTAADIFTALNDFFNKHDVTWTKCVSLSTDGAKSMAGHKAGLQARVKAVAPEVTWTHCCIHREALVAKTLPEPLHKILNEVVQIVNYIKTRPLQSRLFSLLCKEIGSEHEHLLIHTEFLESAEQSLPDPIKINAAEHLRSLATTFRIYFPEPDSDDGSIRNPFSCQAIEQIQGLTEE encoded by the exons ATGCCTCGCTGTATGGCCAATAACATTGAAGATACATTGCTGGTCAGAGTTAGCATGAGCGACATCTTTGCTCTTCAATTGGACGAAAGCACCGACATATTAAAAAAAGGAGTAATGTTGTGTTTTGTTCGATTTTTGTGGAAGGACcagatattagaagattttcttttttcatacGAACTACTTCACACAACAGCAGCAGATATTTTTACTGCATTgaatgattttttcaataaacatGACGTCACATGGACAAAATGTGTGAGCTTGTCTACGGATGGAGCAAAATCAATGGCTGGCCACAAAGCAGGACTTCAAGCTCGTGTGAAAGCAGTAGCTCCTGAGGTGACATGGACACACTGTTGTATTCATCGTGAAGCCTTGGTAGCTAAAACATTGCCTGAACCTTTGCATAAGATACTTAACGAAGTAGTTCAAATCGTTAACTATATTAAAACTCGACCTCTGCAATCCAGATTATTttctttgttgtgcaaagagaTTGGCAGTGAGCATGAACACCTTCTTATTCATACGGAA TTCTTGGAGTCTGCAGAGCAGAGTTTACCTGACCCGATAAAGATCAACGCAGCCGAGCACCTACGCAGCCTAGCCACGACTTTTAGGATATACTTCCCTGAACCTGACTCTGACGATGGTTCGATTCGAAATCCTTTTAGCTGTCAAGCAATTGAACAAATCCAAGGCCTCACAGAAGAATAA